One stretch of Roseimicrobium sp. ORNL1 DNA includes these proteins:
- a CDS encoding glycosyltransferase → MTAKILLVIPCFNESGRIAPFLTELCALAETLGRISILVVEDGSTPEEQHRLSQLVHTIRQKYPFVREPLLLSSNLGKGGAVYAGWQAHQSEEWLAFVDADGACSAPETMRLARLLVEGQTSVDAVFASRIQMLGHRIQRHLHRHIIGRIYATIVSILLEIPVHDSQCGLKFIRRSSYARVSPSLEVKDFGFDIELMAALTDSGAIVEEVPIDWHEVPGGKLRLFRDAFCMLNDVLEVRARRRTPAWLAHLRGTTREPANATT, encoded by the coding sequence GTGACCGCCAAAATTCTTCTCGTCATACCGTGCTTCAATGAAAGCGGCCGCATTGCTCCGTTTCTCACGGAACTGTGCGCGCTCGCCGAGACACTTGGGAGGATATCCATCCTGGTCGTTGAAGATGGTTCGACACCTGAGGAACAGCATCGTCTTTCCCAGCTGGTGCACACAATCCGCCAGAAATACCCTTTCGTAAGGGAGCCACTGCTGCTGTCTTCCAACCTGGGCAAAGGTGGCGCCGTCTATGCCGGCTGGCAGGCACATCAAAGCGAGGAATGGCTCGCCTTTGTAGATGCGGATGGGGCCTGCTCCGCTCCTGAGACGATGCGGCTTGCCCGCCTGCTCGTGGAGGGCCAGACCTCGGTGGATGCCGTGTTTGCCAGTCGGATTCAGATGCTCGGGCACCGGATCCAGCGGCACCTGCACAGGCACATCATTGGCCGCATCTACGCCACCATCGTTTCCATCCTCCTGGAAATCCCCGTGCATGACAGCCAATGTGGACTCAAATTCATCCGGAGAAGCTCCTATGCCCGGGTCTCTCCCTCGCTCGAAGTCAAGGACTTCGGCTTTGACATTGAATTGATGGCTGCGTTGACGGACTCGGGCGCCATCGTCGAGGAAGTACCCATCGACTGGCACGAGGTTCCCGGAGGCAAACTGCGCCTTTTCCGGGATGCATTTTGCATGCTTAATGATGTATTGGAAGTGCGAGCCCGCCGGCGCACGCCCGCATGGCTCGCCCACCTGCGTGGCACCACTCGTGAGCCTGCCAATGCAACGACCTAA
- a CDS encoding glycosyltransferase produces the protein MKEILHVSPVMPVDERHIELALDAAGVPGSLVTSWLPKKWEQAALKSARRQNIFLRRDPVQLIQRRLVRQFVPDMLRSYKLATGHPPIPCHDELFRRVDINSSHLITENTSVVIGREVGSLKSFTRARELGATRIYHMPTPHHDTVRAILDRERAAYGDICKSTFDPGEFLPERIADKLQELDLADHIWCPSQFVKDSLVQSGIPEDRVATIPFGGESEWLHMPRPKPDGTFLLVGNISARKGTHRLLKAWKTLKAHRTNRLMLIGPMHLSSGFLKDYKGMYEHLPRMPRARLVRHYLQSSAFVLPALAEGFALVILEALSCGLPVLASRNSGAVGFLNEQEAKFFDAGEDEPLLAALDWALTHPGELEEMGRAGRKKAATWSWDMFENSVLQQLRSLDLE, from the coding sequence ATGAAAGAGATCTTACATGTCTCGCCAGTAATGCCGGTGGACGAAAGGCACATTGAGCTCGCGCTTGATGCCGCCGGCGTTCCCGGATCCCTGGTGACGAGCTGGCTGCCAAAAAAGTGGGAGCAGGCCGCACTCAAGAGCGCGCGCCGTCAGAACATCTTTTTGCGCAGGGATCCGGTACAGTTGATCCAGCGCCGTCTTGTCCGGCAGTTTGTCCCGGACATGCTCCGCAGCTACAAGCTGGCCACCGGACACCCGCCCATTCCCTGCCATGACGAGCTGTTCCGCCGGGTCGACATCAACTCCTCACATCTTATCACAGAAAACACCTCTGTGGTGATTGGCCGCGAAGTGGGAAGCTTGAAGTCATTCACACGGGCCAGGGAGTTGGGTGCCACCCGCATCTATCACATGCCCACCCCGCACCATGACACCGTTCGCGCCATTCTGGACCGTGAGCGTGCTGCTTACGGGGACATTTGCAAATCCACCTTCGACCCCGGTGAGTTCCTTCCGGAGCGCATTGCAGACAAGCTCCAGGAACTCGACCTTGCGGATCACATCTGGTGTCCCTCCCAATTTGTAAAGGACTCCCTCGTGCAGTCGGGCATCCCCGAAGATCGCGTGGCGACCATCCCCTTCGGAGGGGAAAGTGAATGGCTTCATATGCCGCGTCCGAAGCCGGACGGCACCTTTCTGCTGGTGGGCAACATCTCCGCGAGAAAAGGCACTCACCGCCTCCTCAAGGCGTGGAAAACGCTGAAGGCCCATCGCACCAACCGTTTGATGCTCATTGGCCCGATGCACCTGTCCAGCGGCTTCCTGAAGGACTACAAGGGCATGTATGAGCACCTGCCACGCATGCCTCGAGCCAGGCTGGTACGCCACTATTTGCAGTCCTCTGCCTTTGTCCTGCCGGCGCTGGCGGAAGGTTTTGCGCTGGTGATTTTGGAAGCCCTGAGCTGCGGACTGCCCGTGCTCGCCAGCCGGAACAGCGGCGCCGTGGGCTTCCTGAATGAACAGGAGGCAAAGTTTTTTGATGCCGGAGAAGACGAGCCCCTGCTGGCGGCACTTGACTGGGCCCTCACCCATCCGGGAGAATTGGAAGAGATGGGACGTGCTGGCCGTAAAAAAGCAGCCACATGGTCTTGGGACATGTTTGAAAATTCCGTGCTTCAGCAACTTCGCAGCCTGGACCTAGAGTGA